The Deltaproteobacteria bacterium genome has a segment encoding these proteins:
- a CDS encoding TetR/AcrR family transcriptional regulator codes for VSFSTIYSHYGSKERLLFAFVDVWLGKLTDRIVDHLKGIEDLKEKMRKVLWLQLDYYERHPGLGRILFMTVPMKTWMADESFRQKKMINLYLDVLKEGQRSRVLNPNVRAGVLLDFMLGLVQRSFFMWVSRGQRESLAGQSNVLFEMVWRAISNPDNRETATAAA; via the coding sequence GTCAGCTTCAGCACCATCTACAGCCATTATGGCAGCAAGGAGCGGCTTCTTTTCGCGTTCGTCGACGTCTGGCTCGGGAAGCTCACGGACAGAATCGTGGACCACCTTAAAGGCATCGAGGATCTTAAAGAAAAGATGAGAAAGGTTCTCTGGCTCCAACTCGATTACTACGAGCGCCATCCCGGTTTAGGGAGAATCCTTTTCATGACGGTTCCCATGAAAACATGGATGGCGGATGAAAGCTTCCGTCAGAAAAAGATGATCAATCTGTATCTGGACGTGCTCAAAGAAGGCCAGCGATCGAGAGTCCTGAACCCGAACGTGCGGGCCGGTGTCCTGCTCGATTTCATGCTGGGGCTTGTTCAACGGTCCTTTTTTATGTGGGTGTCGCGCGGACAGAGGGAAAGCCTGGCTGGGCAGTCCAACGTTCTTTTTGAAATGGTCTGGCGGGCCATTTCAAATCCCGACAACCGGGAGACTGCAACCGCCGCAGCATGA
- the scpA gene encoding methylmalonyl-CoA mutase has product MTELSNKQKWDDLATKQLRGKPLESLNWETPEGINVKPLYTAEDLEKMEHLGSLPGFAPYVRGPMATMYAGRPWTIRQYAGFSTAKDSNAFYRRNLAAGQKGLSVAFDLATHRGYDSDHPRVVGDIGKAGVAIDSVEDMKILFDQIPLDQMSVSMTMNGAVLPILAGYIVAAEEQGVKQEQLAGTIQNDILKEYLTRNTYIYPPEPSMRIVSDIIGYCSQHMPKYNTVSISGYHMMEAGANSVLQTAFTLADGLEYVKAALAAGLDIDTFAPRLSFFFGVGMNFFMEIAMLRAARFLWHELISPFNPKNPKSTMLRTHVQTSGWSLTEQDPYNNIIRTTLEALAAALGGTQSLHTNSFDEAVGLPTDFSARIARNTQIIIQEESQVCHVVDPLGGSYYIEALTDGIIRESRKIIKEVEEMGGMAKAIETGMPKMRIEESAAKKQARIDQGLDVIVGVNKYKIEEEPLDDVLEVSDTVRNEQVQRLNEIKAARDAAAVEKALSDLTRAAESGANLLEACIPAVRARATVGEISDAMEKTFGRFVATTQCISGVYAAEYGDSEVFASVRKRTDAFLEKEGRRPRILVTKMGQDGHDRGIKVIATAFADLGFDVDISPMFQTPAEAARMAVENDVHVVGASSLAAGHKTLVPQLVEQLKKEGGEDILVVVGGVIPPGDYQFLYDSGAVGVFGPGTVVTDSANQILNALEKQT; this is encoded by the coding sequence ATGACAGAACTTTCGAACAAACAGAAATGGGACGATTTAGCAACCAAGCAGCTCAGGGGCAAACCCCTGGAGTCGCTTAACTGGGAAACCCCTGAGGGGATAAACGTAAAGCCGCTCTACACCGCTGAGGATCTTGAAAAAATGGAGCATCTCGGATCCCTGCCGGGGTTTGCACCCTATGTGCGCGGCCCCATGGCTACCATGTACGCCGGCCGGCCGTGGACCATTCGCCAGTACGCCGGTTTTTCCACGGCCAAGGACTCCAATGCCTTTTACCGGCGCAACCTAGCCGCCGGCCAGAAAGGGCTTTCGGTGGCCTTTGACCTGGCAACGCACCGGGGATACGATTCGGACCATCCACGGGTGGTGGGCGACATCGGCAAAGCCGGTGTGGCTATCGATTCGGTTGAGGACATGAAAATTCTGTTCGACCAGATTCCCCTGGATCAGATGTCGGTATCCATGACCATGAATGGCGCGGTTCTGCCCATCCTGGCAGGCTACATCGTGGCGGCCGAGGAGCAGGGGGTCAAACAGGAGCAGCTGGCCGGAACGATCCAGAACGACATTCTCAAGGAGTACCTCACGCGCAATACCTACATTTACCCGCCCGAGCCCTCCATGCGCATTGTTTCGGATATCATCGGATACTGTTCGCAACACATGCCCAAGTACAACACGGTCAGCATCAGCGGGTACCACATGATGGAGGCGGGCGCCAATTCCGTTTTGCAGACGGCGTTTACCCTGGCTGACGGGCTCGAGTATGTCAAGGCTGCTTTGGCAGCCGGGTTGGACATCGATACGTTCGCGCCGCGCCTTTCCTTCTTTTTCGGTGTGGGGATGAATTTTTTCATGGAGATTGCCATGCTGCGTGCCGCCCGTTTCCTGTGGCACGAGTTGATCAGCCCCTTCAACCCCAAGAACCCCAAGTCGACCATGCTGCGCACCCATGTGCAGACATCGGGCTGGAGCCTGACGGAGCAGGATCCCTACAACAACATCATCCGCACGACCCTGGAAGCGCTGGCCGCAGCCCTGGGGGGGACGCAGTCTCTGCACACCAATTCGTTCGACGAGGCCGTGGGCTTGCCTACCGATTTTTCGGCCAGGATCGCCAGAAATACCCAGATTATCATTCAGGAAGAGTCCCAGGTTTGCCATGTGGTGGATCCCCTGGGCGGTTCCTACTATATCGAAGCCTTGACAGACGGCATCATCCGCGAGTCACGCAAGATCATCAAGGAAGTGGAGGAGATGGGAGGCATGGCCAAAGCCATCGAAACCGGCATGCCCAAGATGCGCATCGAAGAGTCTGCCGCCAAAAAGCAGGCCAGAATCGATCAGGGACTGGACGTGATCGTGGGGGTCAATAAATATAAAATCGAGGAGGAGCCCCTGGATGACGTTCTCGAGGTGTCCGATACGGTGCGTAACGAGCAGGTACAGCGCCTGAACGAGATCAAGGCCGCAAGGGACGCGGCTGCCGTCGAAAAGGCACTGTCCGATCTCACCCGGGCGGCGGAGTCGGGGGCGAATCTTCTGGAAGCCTGCATCCCGGCGGTACGGGCACGGGCCACCGTGGGCGAGATATCCGATGCCATGGAAAAGACCTTTGGCCGCTTTGTGGCGACGACACAGTGTATATCAGGGGTGTATGCCGCCGAATACGGCGACAGCGAGGTGTTTGCCTCGGTGCGCAAGCGGACGGATGCGTTTCTCGAAAAGGAGGGCAGGCGCCCCCGCATTCTGGTCACCAAGATGGGGCAGGATGGGCATGACCGCGGCATCAAGGTGATTGCCACCGCTTTTGCCGACCTCGGGTTCGACGTGGACATAAGCCCCATGTTTCAGACACCCGCGGAGGCAGCCCGGATGGCCGTGGAGAACGATGTGCATGTGGTGGGGGCTTCGAGCCTGGCGGCCGGACACAAGACCCTGGTGCCTCAGCTGGTGGAACAACTGAAAAAAGAGGGCGGTGAAGACATTCTGGTCGTGGTGGGGGGCGTCATTCCGCCCGGCGACTATCAATTTCTTTATGACAGCGGGGCGGTCGGCGTGTTCGGGCCCGGGACCGTGGTGACGGATTCCGCCAACCAGATCCTCAACGCCCTGGAAAAACAGACATGA
- the meaB gene encoding methylmalonyl Co-A mutase-associated GTPase MeaB produces MTLKDEPYYVQGVLGGDKRVVAKTITLIESSLSSHQKVARRVINRLLPETGKAVRLGISGVPGAGKSTFIESLGTMLVEKGHKVAVLAVDPSSKRSGGSVLADKTRMEKLSVADGAFIRPSPSGGTLGGVARKTRETMLVCEAAGYDVMIVETVGVGQSETTVASMVDFFLLLMIAGAGDELQGIKKGVLEVADAIAVNKADGDNVKNAERARRQYENALHYLTPASPIWKTEVLTCSSLEADNASVRRIWDTVLEHRRRYVESGALVSKRRQQALDWMWSLLEEGLKDRFFSNPKIAARLPQIVRSVENGETAPTVAADELLFSLDIQ; encoded by the coding sequence ATGACCCTGAAAGACGAACCATATTACGTTCAGGGGGTTTTGGGCGGCGACAAGCGCGTCGTCGCCAAGACCATCACCCTGATAGAAAGCTCCCTGAGCAGCCACCAGAAGGTTGCGCGCCGCGTCATCAACCGGCTGCTGCCGGAAACCGGCAAGGCCGTCCGACTGGGAATCAGCGGTGTGCCCGGCGCGGGGAAAAGCACGTTTATCGAAAGCCTGGGCACCATGCTGGTGGAAAAAGGGCACAAGGTGGCGGTGCTGGCGGTCGACCCGAGCAGCAAAAGAAGCGGCGGCAGCGTCCTGGCGGACAAAACCCGCATGGAAAAGCTTTCGGTGGCTGACGGCGCCTTTATACGGCCGTCGCCGTCCGGTGGCACCCTTGGAGGCGTGGCCAGAAAAACGCGTGAAACCATGCTGGTGTGCGAGGCGGCCGGATACGATGTGATGATCGTCGAAACCGTTGGTGTGGGCCAGTCGGAAACGACGGTGGCTTCCATGGTGGATTTTTTTCTCCTGCTGATGATTGCCGGCGCCGGAGACGAACTGCAGGGGATCAAAAAGGGGGTGTTGGAGGTGGCCGATGCCATCGCCGTCAACAAGGCGGACGGGGACAATGTCAAGAATGCCGAAAGGGCCCGCAGGCAGTACGAGAACGCCCTGCATTACCTGACGCCCGCGTCTCCCATATGGAAGACCGAGGTATTGACTTGCAGCTCGCTGGAAGCCGATAATGCCAGCGTCCGCCGGATATGGGACACCGTGCTCGAGCACCGCCGGCGCTATGTGGAGAGCGGTGCCCTGGTCAGTAAACGCCGGCAGCAGGCCCTCGACTGGATGTGGTCGCTGTTGGAAGAGGGGCTCAAAGACCGTTTTTTCAGCAATCCGAAAATAGCCGCCAGATTGCCACAGATTGTCAGAAGCGTTGAAAACGGAGAAACCGCGCCAACGGTCGCGGCCGATGAGCTGCTTTTTTCCCTTGACATTCAATAG
- a CDS encoding methylmalonyl-CoA carboxyltransferase yields the protein MGIVGDKIKDLKEREKKIRQMGGEKAVAKHKEKGKLTARERLNVLFDPGTFREIDLFVSHRCVNFGMEAVEIPSDGVVTGHGLVEGRQVFAFAQDFTARAGSLGEMHAKKICKVMDMALKAGVPFVGLNDSGGARIQEGVDALSGYGQIFYRNSVASGVIPQVSAIMGPTAGGAVYSPAMTDFIFMVKKSSYMFITGPEVIKSVTGEEITFEDLGGAMAHNEKSGVAQFACESDQDAIEKIKKLLSYLPSNNMEDPPIVETGDSPKRVDAALNAIIPDSPNQSYDIKDVIRSIVDGGEFFEPHEHFARNIVTGFARLNGRSIGIIANQPKELAGCLDINASDKATRFIRFCDAFNVPMLTIADVPGYLPGSDQEWGGIIRHGAKLLWCYSEATVPKLLLVTRKDYGGSYLAMCAKDLGADMAFAWPTAEIAVMGASGAANIIHRKEIKAADDPKAKREEKIEEYNELFSNPYCAASRGYIDAVLVPSETRPRLIEALEIMCGKREIRPPKKHGNIPV from the coding sequence ATGGGTATCGTGGGAGATAAAATCAAGGATCTGAAGGAGCGGGAAAAAAAGATCCGGCAGATGGGCGGTGAAAAGGCTGTCGCCAAGCACAAGGAGAAAGGCAAGCTCACGGCTCGCGAGCGTCTGAACGTCCTGTTTGACCCGGGCACGTTCAGGGAGATCGACTTGTTTGTCAGCCACCGTTGTGTCAACTTCGGCATGGAGGCTGTGGAGATTCCTTCCGACGGGGTCGTCACCGGTCATGGCCTGGTTGAAGGCCGGCAGGTATTTGCCTTTGCCCAGGATTTTACCGCAAGAGCGGGCAGCCTGGGTGAAATGCACGCCAAGAAAATATGCAAGGTCATGGACATGGCGTTGAAAGCAGGGGTGCCGTTTGTCGGTTTGAACGATTCGGGCGGCGCCCGCATACAGGAAGGCGTGGATGCGCTTTCCGGCTACGGCCAGATTTTTTACCGCAATTCGGTGGCATCCGGTGTCATCCCGCAGGTGTCGGCCATCATGGGCCCCACCGCCGGCGGGGCCGTGTACTCGCCGGCCATGACCGATTTTATCTTCATGGTCAAGAAGTCCAGTTATATGTTCATCACCGGGCCGGAAGTCATCAAGTCCGTTACCGGTGAGGAGATCACTTTCGAAGACCTCGGCGGCGCCATGGCGCACAATGAAAAGAGCGGCGTGGCCCAGTTTGCCTGTGAAAGCGACCAGGACGCCATCGAGAAGATTAAAAAGCTGCTCTCATACCTCCCGTCTAACAACATGGAAGACCCGCCCATTGTCGAAACGGGCGACAGCCCCAAACGGGTGGATGCGGCCCTGAATGCCATCATCCCGGACAGCCCCAATCAGTCCTACGACATCAAGGATGTTATCCGTTCCATCGTTGACGGCGGCGAATTTTTCGAGCCGCACGAACATTTTGCACGCAATATTGTCACCGGTTTCGCCCGTTTGAACGGACGCAGCATCGGCATCATCGCCAACCAGCCCAAAGAACTGGCCGGGTGTTTGGACATCAATGCTTCGGACAAGGCGACGCGTTTCATTCGTTTCTGCGACGCGTTCAATGTGCCCATGCTGACCATCGCCGATGTACCCGGTTACCTTCCGGGCAGCGACCAGGAGTGGGGCGGCATCATCCGGCACGGCGCCAAGCTGCTGTGGTGCTATTCGGAGGCAACCGTCCCCAAACTTCTCCTGGTCACACGCAAGGATTATGGCGGCAGCTATCTGGCCATGTGCGCCAAAGATCTTGGGGCAGACATGGCCTTTGCATGGCCCACGGCGGAAATAGCCGTTATGGGCGCCTCCGGCGCCGCAAACATCATTCACCGCAAGGAGATAAAAGCCGCGGACGACCCGAAGGCCAAACGGGAGGAGAAAATCGAAGAATACAATGAGCTGTTTTCGAATCCTTACTGTGCAGCCAGCAGGGGGTATATCGACGCCGTTCTGGTACCCAGCGAAACCCGCCCGCGCCTTATCGAAGCGCTCGAAATTATGTGCGGGAAGCGTGAAATCAGGCCGCCGAAAAAGCACGGCAACATTCCCGTCTAA
- a CDS encoding pyruvate carboxylase subunit B, with the protein MSDHDQVKMRAMEYDADRPKAENPVLVEDLTLRDGHQSLFATRGRTEDMIPVAEMMDEIGFWAVETWGGATFDTMHRFLNEDPWERIRTLKRYMKKTPFSMLLRAQNLVGYRNYADDVAEAFVERAAANGMDIFRTFDALNDYRNFETVVPVIKKCGKHFQGCICYTMTEPRMGGDVYNLDYYVKKAKDLEAMGADSICVKDMAGLIAPYDAYEIVKALKAAVDAPVHLHSHFTSGMSPMSHLKAIEAGVDIIDTCMTPYAYRTSHAAIEPLVMTLLGTNRDTGFDIKKLAAINEVFERDVMPKYKHLLDDSKVSIVDINVLLHQTPGGMLSNLVNQLRQMDALDRIDEVYKELPRVRKDLGQVPLVTPTSQIVGIQTVNNVLFDDENERYKMITAQVKDLCYGLYGKTAVPIDPDVQKKALKGYERGETPITCRPAEVLEPELPKAEEDVKGLAVDLDDKLIYALYPVTGKKFLKWKYGKEEPPEEVKPRTMDQVKAEDELIKKAKAGLLVEKTAQTAPAKSDNLRTFNVFVGDEFFEVGVDPQGESPVISYLQQMPQAPMAPAAPVPAAPAPSAPAPAAPAPAAPADAAPAKEKAAAPAPAAPADGTALKAPMPGMIVKYAKEVGDTVDEGETVVVLEAMKMENALPAPVGGTIQAINYGSGDSVAKGDVLLVIG; encoded by the coding sequence ATGAGTGATCACGATCAAGTCAAGATGAGGGCCATGGAATACGACGCAGATCGCCCCAAGGCGGAAAATCCGGTACTGGTGGAGGATCTGACGTTGCGCGACGGCCACCAGTCTCTGTTTGCCACACGCGGTAGAACCGAGGACATGATCCCCGTTGCGGAGATGATGGATGAGATCGGCTTCTGGGCCGTAGAAACATGGGGTGGTGCCACCTTCGACACCATGCACCGCTTTCTCAATGAGGATCCCTGGGAAAGAATCAGGACGTTGAAACGGTATATGAAGAAGACGCCGTTTTCCATGCTGCTGCGGGCCCAGAACCTGGTGGGCTACCGGAATTACGCAGACGATGTGGCCGAAGCATTCGTTGAACGGGCCGCGGCCAACGGTATGGACATCTTCAGAACCTTTGACGCCCTGAACGACTACCGCAATTTCGAAACGGTGGTGCCGGTGATCAAGAAGTGCGGCAAGCACTTTCAGGGATGCATCTGCTACACCATGACCGAACCGCGCATGGGCGGAGACGTGTACAATCTGGACTACTACGTCAAAAAGGCCAAGGATCTGGAAGCCATGGGAGCCGACAGCATCTGTGTCAAGGACATGGCAGGCCTCATCGCACCCTATGACGCTTACGAGATTGTCAAGGCCCTGAAAGCGGCGGTCGATGCACCCGTTCATCTGCACAGTCATTTCACCTCGGGCATGTCGCCCATGAGCCATTTGAAAGCTATCGAGGCAGGGGTGGACATCATCGACACCTGTATGACGCCGTATGCCTACCGCACGTCCCATGCGGCCATCGAACCGCTGGTGATGACGCTTCTGGGAACCAACCGCGACACCGGCTTCGACATAAAGAAGCTGGCCGCCATCAACGAGGTTTTTGAACGGGACGTGATGCCCAAATACAAGCACCTCCTGGACGACTCCAAGGTTTCAATCGTCGACATCAATGTACTGCTGCACCAGACGCCTGGCGGCATGCTTTCCAACCTGGTCAATCAGCTGCGCCAGATGGATGCCCTGGATCGCATCGATGAAGTTTACAAGGAACTGCCGCGGGTGCGGAAGGACCTGGGTCAGGTACCGCTGGTTACGCCGACCAGCCAGATCGTGGGAATCCAGACCGTCAACAACGTGCTTTTTGACGACGAAAACGAACGCTACAAGATGATTACCGCCCAGGTCAAGGACCTCTGCTACGGTCTCTACGGCAAGACGGCCGTCCCCATCGATCCGGATGTGCAGAAAAAGGCGCTGAAAGGCTACGAAAGGGGTGAGACGCCCATCACCTGCCGGCCCGCCGAGGTCCTGGAGCCCGAACTGCCCAAGGCCGAGGAGGATGTCAAGGGGCTGGCCGTGGATCTGGATGACAAGCTCATCTACGCGCTTTACCCGGTAACCGGAAAGAAATTCCTGAAATGGAAGTACGGCAAGGAGGAGCCCCCTGAAGAGGTCAAACCGAGAACGATGGATCAGGTCAAAGCCGAAGACGAACTGATCAAGAAAGCCAAAGCCGGTCTGCTAGTCGAAAAGACGGCCCAGACGGCCCCGGCGAAGAGTGATAACCTGCGGACCTTCAACGTTTTCGTGGGGGATGAGTTTTTTGAAGTCGGCGTGGATCCCCAGGGCGAGTCGCCGGTGATCAGCTACCTGCAACAGATGCCTCAGGCACCCATGGCTCCGGCAGCCCCGGTCCCGGCGGCACCTGCCCCGTCGGCCCCGGCTCCGGCAGCCCCGGCCCCGGCGGCCCCGGCCGATGCAGCGCCTGCCAAGGAAAAAGCGGCGGCACCTGCCCCCGCAGCGCCTGCAGACGGGACAGCGCTCAAGGCGCCCATGCCCGGCATGATCGTGAAATATGCAAAAGAGGTGGGCGACACGGTGGATGAAGGCGAAACCGTCGTGGTGCTCGAAGCCATGAAAATGGAAAACGCACTTCCGGCACCGGTTGGCGGCACCATCCAGGCGATTAACTACGGCAGCGGAGACTCGGTGGCCAAGGGAGACGTTCTCCTGGTGATCGGTTGA
- the sucC gene encoding ADP-forming succinate--CoA ligase subunit beta, giving the protein MKIHEYQAKELFRKYGVPVPEGSVAFNPGEALAAAEKLGAFPVVVKAQIHAGGRGKGGGVKLAGSAAEVTSVAGEIIGMNLVTHQTGPEGREVKKVLVEQGLTIEKELYLSILPDRATAMMVIMASEAGGMDIEAVAEETPEKIIKVYVDPLAGISPFHCREAAFGLNLPAAVVKPFSQMLTRLYHLAVDYDCSLVEINPLVITAEKAVIALDAKVNVDDNAMFRHKDILAYRDLDEEDPLEIEASKYNLNYINLDGNVGNMVNGAGLAMATMDIIKLAGAEPANFLDVGGGANAEMVENGFRIILSDKNVKGILINIFGGILRCDVLAEGVVQAARKAGIDVPVVVRMEGTNVEEGRRILAESGLNLTTAVDLKDAAGKVAEIVS; this is encoded by the coding sequence ATGAAGATCCATGAATACCAGGCAAAAGAATTGTTTAGAAAGTACGGCGTGCCGGTACCGGAGGGAAGTGTCGCCTTCAATCCCGGGGAAGCGCTTGCGGCTGCCGAAAAACTCGGCGCTTTTCCCGTGGTAGTCAAAGCGCAGATTCATGCGGGCGGCCGCGGGAAGGGCGGCGGCGTGAAGCTCGCAGGCAGTGCTGCAGAAGTAACATCGGTTGCCGGCGAGATCATCGGTATGAATCTGGTGACCCATCAGACCGGCCCCGAGGGACGTGAGGTCAAGAAGGTCCTGGTGGAGCAGGGGCTCACTATCGAAAAGGAGCTGTATTTGAGCATTCTCCCGGACCGGGCCACGGCCATGATGGTCATCATGGCCAGTGAAGCGGGCGGCATGGACATCGAAGCGGTGGCCGAAGAAACGCCGGAAAAAATCATCAAGGTGTACGTCGATCCGCTGGCGGGCATCAGCCCCTTTCACTGCAGGGAGGCGGCCTTCGGTCTCAATCTGCCGGCGGCTGTCGTCAAACCCTTCAGCCAGATGCTGACCAGGCTTTACCATTTGGCGGTGGATTATGATTGCTCCCTGGTGGAGATAAATCCCCTGGTGATTACCGCCGAAAAAGCGGTGATCGCCCTGGACGCCAAGGTGAATGTCGATGACAATGCCATGTTCCGCCACAAGGATATTCTCGCATACCGCGACCTCGACGAAGAGGACCCCCTGGAGATCGAGGCTTCCAAGTACAATCTGAACTACATCAATCTGGACGGGAATGTCGGCAACATGGTCAACGGCGCGGGGCTTGCCATGGCAACCATGGACATTATCAAGCTCGCCGGCGCGGAGCCGGCCAACTTCCTGGATGTGGGGGGCGGTGCCAATGCGGAGATGGTTGAAAACGGATTTCGCATCATCCTCAGCGATAAAAATGTCAAGGGAATTCTCATCAATATTTTCGGGGGGATCCTGCGGTGTGACGTGCTTGCGGAAGGTGTTGTTCAAGCCGCCCGGAAGGCCGGTATCGATGTGCCGGTGGTGGTGCGCATGGAAGGTACCAACGTGGAAGAGGGGCGGCGGATTCTAGCGGAGTCCGGACTGAACCTTACCACGGCGGTGGACCTGAAGGATGCGGCCGGCAAAGTCGCCGAGATTGTGAGCTAG
- the sucD gene encoding succinate--CoA ligase subunit alpha, with translation MSIFVNKETRLLVQGITGKEGQFHTQQCVAYGTKVVAGVTPGKGGQKMDAVPVFNTVGQAAAETGANCSMIFVPPPFAADAIMEAADAGMDIIVAITEGIPVMDMMRVKNYLKGKPSRLIGPNCPGIITPGECKIGIMPAPIHQPGGPIGVVSRSGTLTYEVVHQLTRKGIGQTTCLGIGGDPVNGTNFIDCLDAFEKDEATEGIVMVGEIGGTAEEEAAAFIKKNLTKPVVGFIAGLTAPPGRRMGHAGAIISGKSGTAQGKLAAMRESGIHICENLGTLGELCTEVFK, from the coding sequence GTGAGCATTTTCGTAAATAAGGAAACACGCCTTCTGGTTCAGGGCATCACGGGTAAAGAGGGACAGTTTCACACGCAGCAGTGCGTGGCCTATGGAACCAAGGTCGTTGCCGGCGTTACGCCGGGCAAGGGCGGCCAGAAAATGGACGCGGTGCCGGTTTTCAACACGGTGGGCCAGGCAGCTGCCGAAACCGGGGCCAACTGCAGCATGATCTTCGTACCGCCGCCATTCGCGGCCGATGCCATCATGGAAGCGGCGGATGCGGGCATGGACATAATCGTGGCCATTACCGAAGGCATTCCGGTAATGGACATGATGCGGGTCAAGAACTACTTGAAGGGAAAGCCGTCGCGCCTGATCGGACCGAACTGCCCGGGCATTATCACCCCGGGGGAATGCAAGATCGGCATTATGCCGGCGCCGATTCACCAACCGGGGGGCCCCATCGGTGTGGTCTCCCGCTCCGGAACGCTCACCTACGAAGTCGTTCACCAGCTCACCCGGAAGGGCATTGGGCAAACAACCTGCCTGGGAATCGGCGGAGACCCGGTGAACGGCACCAATTTCATCGATTGCCTGGACGCGTTTGAAAAGGACGAGGCCACAGAGGGAATCGTCATGGTGGGTGAAATCGGAGGCACGGCCGAGGAAGAGGCCGCAGCATTCATCAAAAAGAACCTGACGAAGCCGGTGGTCGGTTTTATCGCCGGTTTGACGGCCCCCCCCGGCCGACGCATGGGGCACGCGGGGGCCATCATCAGCGGCAAGAGCGGCACGGCTCAGGGCAAACTGGCTGCCATGCGGGAGAGCGGTATCCACATCTGCGAGAATTTAGGCACGCTCGGCGAGCTGTGTACAGAAGTGTTTAAATAG
- the hypA gene encoding hydrogenase maturation nickel metallochaperone HypA: MHEMGIAMQIIEIATNSIPPDEGAVTVARVNLKVGKLAAVVADSLRFCFEIAAKETPLEGAELGIEEIPVRARCNACSTEWTIQGPAFNCEKCGSGNIDILSGRELNIESIEIADDRGGLQ; encoded by the coding sequence ATGCACGAGATGGGCATCGCCATGCAGATTATCGAAATTGCCACGAATTCCATCCCCCCGGACGAGGGGGCGGTGACGGTTGCCAGGGTGAACCTCAAGGTGGGCAAGCTGGCGGCTGTCGTGGCCGACAGTCTGCGGTTCTGCTTCGAGATCGCCGCTAAGGAAACGCCGCTGGAAGGGGCCGAACTGGGGATCGAGGAAATACCGGTGAGGGCCAGATGCAACGCGTGCAGTACCGAGTGGACCATTCAAGGCCCGGCTTTCAATTGTGAAAAGTGCGGCAGTGGCAACATTGACATTTTGTCGGGCCGGGAATTAAACATCGAATCGATAGAGATTGCCGACGATCGGGGAGGACTTCAATAA
- the hypB gene encoding hydrogenase nickel incorporation protein HypB, with product MLLPGEKLQTARHHKNGHPHTHPHSHGDTAVHSVKSGRREIKVVRRVLDVNEKMADENRARFNRYGIFVLNLMSSPGSGKTTTLEKTLAAIMPEIRCAVIVGDICTTNDADRLAVSGAPVVQINTDEFGGDCHLAAHVIEKAAQSIDLDAVDLLIVENVGNLVCPAEFDIGEDARAVILSVTEGEDKPLKYPLMFRESDIAILNKIDLLPYLDYDVKEAVDSIRKVHPDMPVFQMSSKTEEGMEPWLDWLRDRLRDKRRQV from the coding sequence ATGTTACTGCCGGGTGAAAAATTGCAGACGGCCCGCCACCACAAGAACGGTCATCCTCATACGCACCCTCACTCCCATGGGGACACGGCGGTGCACAGTGTCAAATCGGGCAGGCGGGAAATCAAAGTGGTGAGGCGTGTTCTGGACGTCAACGAGAAAATGGCCGACGAGAACCGGGCGCGGTTCAACCGGTACGGCATCTTCGTTCTGAACCTGATGAGTTCGCCCGGTTCGGGAAAAACGACCACCCTGGAAAAAACACTGGCTGCCATCATGCCGGAAATCAGATGCGCCGTCATCGTGGGCGACATCTGCACCACCAACGATGCCGACCGCTTGGCCGTATCCGGCGCACCGGTCGTTCAAATCAATACCGATGAATTCGGAGGTGACTGCCACCTGGCAGCCCACGTCATCGAAAAAGCGGCGCAAAGCATCGATCTGGACGCCGTCGACCTTTTAATCGTCGAAAATGTGGGCAATCTGGTTTGCCCGGCGGAGTTCGACATCGGTGAAGATGCCCGTGCGGTGATCCTCAGCGTGACCGAAGGAGAGGACAAACCCCTGAAATATCCCCTCATGTTTCGAGAAAGCGATATTGCCATTCTGAATAAGATCGATCTGTTGCCCTACCTGGACTACGATGTAAAGGAAGCCGTCGACAGCATCCGCAAGGTGCACCCCGATATGCCCGTTTTTCAGATGTCTTCCAAAACCGAGGAGGGGATGGAGCCCTGGCTGGACTGGCTGAGGGATCGGCTCCGGGACAAACGCCGGCAGGTTTAA